The genomic window CAAGCTGCTGCATGGGGTGATTATGACAAAGATGGCGACTTAGATATTCTCTTGACGGGACGTGATAGCTCAGCTAATCGAGTAGCCAAAATATACCGAAATAATAGTGTGAGTTTTAATAATCTTCCCGCAATGCCAACAGGTCTTAAAGCTTCAGTTAATGGCACTTCTGTCGCCTTCAACTGGAACCCAGCCACCGATGCTCAAACACCGCCAAACGCCCTAACCTACAACCTACGAGTAGGAATAACGCCTAGTGGTTCAGATATTATGTCCCCGATGGCTGGTGTCAATGGTACGCGCAAAGTTGTTCAAATGGGGAATGTCAATCAAAACACAGACTGGACTTTGAATAATTTGAAACCAGGTACATATTACTGGAGTGTTCAGGCAATTGATAGTGCGTTTGCGGGTTCGGCATTTGCAACAGAAGGCAGCTTTACAGTTGTTGCTAATTCGATTGTTGCTGACTCAGTACAAGACTTCTCGTTTACCCAAGGTCAAAACAATTGGTACTACGGTTATTACGATGGCAATTTAACCAGTCAAGACTTCAAACAATTTACTGTGGCCGATCCCGATCCTTCTTTTGGATGGATTGTCAATGGGACAAATTATTATAACTCGACCTATTGGACATTTGTCGGCCCGACTGACATCCATCCGAGTGGATTAGCACCTTCAACTCGGACTAGCAACGAACAATGGGCGACTCGTCGTTGGATTAGCGAAGTTGGCGGTACAATTAACCTATCTGGCACGCTGAAGAAAATAAGTACGGCTGGCGGAAATGGTATTGTTGGACGTATTTATGTCGATGGTGTTCAAGTTTGGTCGCAGGAGATTGTTTACAACGATGATGTTGGAGTTAATTACAATTTCAATACAACAGTTAACCCTGGTTCTAAAGTAGATTTTGTTCTCGATCCGAAAGATAGCGAACAATTCCACGATCGCTCTTTGTTTACATCTGTTGTCACCAAGATAGGGTAATTTAATCATCGTTGTTAAAATCTGTCATTAGCCAAAATTAATGACGATCTCTAAAATTTTGGAATTTGGCGCACTCTACTGAATCTAATGCTAAGGCAAGAAACCCGGTTTTTTAGAAAAACCGGGTTTCTTTAAGTGTTCAAAACTATCTCTTAGTTTAGTTAGCGATACAATTAATAAATACGATCGCACTAGAAAGGTCGGCTTATGATACCGCAACTGGCAACTCCCACCGAAACCGAGATCGTCTACCCTGAAAACGACGGTAATCCAATGTCAGACAACACGAAACAATTTAAATGGATTGTGGTAATTAAGGAAAACTTAGAAATCCTCTTTGCCAACGACCCCAATGTGTTTGTGGCTGGCGACTTGCTATGGTATCCCGTCGAAAAAGACAACAAAACTCGTCAAGCTCCTGATGCTATGGTTGCATTTGGTAGACCGAAAGGCGATCGCGGTTCCTACCAACAGTGGAAAGAAGACAACATCCCTCCCCAAGTTGTGTTTGAGATTCTTTCTCCGGGAAACACACTGAAGGAGATGGCAAAAAAACTTCAGTTTTATAACCGTTTTGGTGTTGAAGAATATTATATTTACAACCCAGACACAATAGACTTGACAGGTTGGTTGCGTTCTGATGCAGGATTAGAAGTGATTGATGTTATGGAGGGGTGGGTGAGTCCCAGACTGGAGATAAGGTTTGAAATCGCAGATGAACTCCAGATTTTTGCACCATCAGGCGAAAGGTTTATGACTTCTGTACAATTGGCTCAACTGAGAGAGCAGGAACGTCAACGTGCTGAAACAGAACGCCTTCGTGCTGAACAGGAACGCCTTCGTGCTGAAAATGAACGCCTTCGTGCTGAAAATGAACGCCAACGCGCTGAACAAGCGGAAGCGCGATCGCAAATGTTAGAGGCGCGACTGAGAGAATTGGGGATCGATCCTGATACTTAAAGATTAGACCTCTCCTTTCAAAGATTGTAGAGACGTTGCATGAAACGTCTCTACAAGGGTTATAGGTAACCTGAATTATTTGCGATCGCCTTCATCATTAACAAATCTACTCATCCCATCGTCCCATCTTGCGTAGCGAGACAATTAATAAACACGATTGCACTAGAAAGGTCGGCTTATGATACCGCAACTGGCAACTCCCACCGAAACCGAGATCGTCTACCCCGAAAACGACGGTAACCCCATGTCAGACAATACCGAACAATTTAAATGGATTGTTTTGATTAAAGAAAACTTAGAAATCGTCTTTGCCAACGATCCCAACATATTTGTAGCTGGCGACTTACTTTGGTATCCCGTCGAAGGCGACAACAAAACTCGTCAAGCACCTGATGCTATGGTTGCATTTGGTAGACCGAAAGGAAAAAGGGGTTCCTATCAACAATGGAAAGAAGATAACATCCCTCCCCAAGTTGTGTTTGAGATTCTTTCGCCGGGAAATACACTGAAGGAGATGGCAAAAAAACTTCAGTTTTATAACCGTTTTGGTGTTGAAGAATATTATATTTACAACCCAGACACAATAGACTTGACAGGTTGGTTGCGTTCTGATGCAGGATTAGAAGTGATTGATGTTATGGAGGGGTGGGTGAGTCCCAGACTGGAGATAAGGTTTGAAATCGCAGATGAACTCCAGATTTTTTCACCATCAGGTGAACGGTTTATGACTTCTGTAGAATTGGCTCAATTGAAAGAGCAAGAACGTCAACGTGCTGAAACTGAACGCCTTCGTGCTGAAACTGAACGCCAACGCGCTGAACAAGCAGAAGCGCGACTACAAATACTAGAAGCGCGACTGAGGGAATTGGGGATCGATCCTGATGCTTAAAAATTGTACGTAACTTTAATTATTTGCGATCGCTCCGACGACGTATGGATGGAAAAAATTAGCAAGTAAAAGAGGCGCGATCGCATCTTACCCCAAATACATAAGCTGTAGGGGCGGGTTTGGCAGATAATTTGTCGGTAACAAGACAGGGATAATGGCTAAACCCGCCCCTCCGAAGTGCGATCGCTAAACTAAAATAAAACTAGCCAATCCTCAAGATTCTGTTTTCCTTATGCTGGAACAACTCGCCACTCCCACCCAACCAGATATCATCTATCCCGAAAACGACGGTCAACCCATGTCAGGTAACACCGAACAGTTTAAATGGATCGTTGTGATTAAGGAAAACTTAGAAATCTTATTTGCCAACGACCCAAATGTGTTTGTCGCTGGCGACTTACTGTGGTATCCAGTCCACAGAGACAACAAAACTCGTCAAGCTCCTGATGCTATGGTTGCATTTGGTAGACCGAAAGGCGATCGCGGTTCCTACCAACAGTGGAAAGAAGACAACATCCCTCCCCAAGTTGTGTTTGAGATTCTTTCTCCGGGAAATACCCTCAAGGAGATGGCAAAAAAACTCCAGTTCTATAACCGCTATGGCGTTGAAGAATATTATATTTACAACCCAGACACAATAGACTTGACAGGTTGGTTGCGTTCTGATGCAGGATTAGAAGTGATTGATGTTATGGAGGGGTGGGTGAGTCCCAGACTGGAGATAAGGTTTGAAATCGCAGATGAACTCCAGATTTTTTCACCATCAGGTGAACGGTTCACCACTTCTGTAGAATTAGCTCAACTGAGAGAACAGGAACGCCTTCGTGCTGAACAGGAACGCCTTCGCGCTCAACAAGCGGAAGCGCGACTACAAATACTAGAAGCGCGACTACGGGAATTGGGGATAGATCCTAATAATTGAACAGAAAATGTTGAGCGCTTTCGTTATGACAGTAGCGCTAGATAAGACAAAAGACCAACGGCTAGTCCACTCTGGCATGAGTTGGCAACAGTTCAAGTTACTTCAGGAGAGCTTTGCCGACTCACCAGGAATCCGACTCGCTTATTACAAAGGACAGGTTGAAATCTTGACACTTTCCCCTGACCACGAATCAATCAGCAGGATGATTGCATTTTTACTCTGTCAATACTTTCTGAACAAAAACATTGAATTCAACCCATTAGGTAGCTTTACCCAAGAGAAAGAACAGGAAGTTTCGGCCCAAGCTGACGAATCCTTTGCCATTGGTA from Argonema galeatum A003/A1 includes these protein-coding regions:
- a CDS encoding Uma2 family endonuclease, which encodes MIPQLATPTETEIVYPENDGNPMSDNTEQFKWIVLIKENLEIVFANDPNIFVAGDLLWYPVEGDNKTRQAPDAMVAFGRPKGKRGSYQQWKEDNIPPQVVFEILSPGNTLKEMAKKLQFYNRFGVEEYYIYNPDTIDLTGWLRSDAGLEVIDVMEGWVSPRLEIRFEIADELQIFSPSGERFMTSVELAQLKEQERQRAETERLRAETERQRAEQAEARLQILEARLRELGIDPDA
- a CDS encoding Uma2 family endonuclease, whose protein sequence is MLEQLATPTQPDIIYPENDGQPMSGNTEQFKWIVVIKENLEILFANDPNVFVAGDLLWYPVHRDNKTRQAPDAMVAFGRPKGDRGSYQQWKEDNIPPQVVFEILSPGNTLKEMAKKLQFYNRYGVEEYYIYNPDTIDLTGWLRSDAGLEVIDVMEGWVSPRLEIRFEIADELQIFSPSGERFTTSVELAQLREQERLRAEQERLRAQQAEARLQILEARLRELGIDPNN
- a CDS encoding Uma2 family endonuclease, giving the protein MTVALDKTKDQRLVHSGMSWQQFKLLQESFADSPGIRLAYYKGQVEILTLSPDHESISRMIAFLLCQYFLNKNIEFNPLGSFTQEKEQEVSAQADESFAIGSSTATTPDLVVEVIFTSGSDRFLERYKVLGVPEVWFWEDGLFRLYRLRESGYDRIERSEILPDLDINLLTRCVMMASKLEALKVFQQEIDRA
- a CDS encoding Uma2 family endonuclease; protein product: MIPQLATPTETEIVYPENDGNPMSDNTKQFKWIVVIKENLEILFANDPNVFVAGDLLWYPVEKDNKTRQAPDAMVAFGRPKGDRGSYQQWKEDNIPPQVVFEILSPGNTLKEMAKKLQFYNRFGVEEYYIYNPDTIDLTGWLRSDAGLEVIDVMEGWVSPRLEIRFEIADELQIFAPSGERFMTSVQLAQLREQERQRAETERLRAEQERLRAENERLRAENERQRAEQAEARSQMLEARLRELGIDPDT